A window of Clostridium sp. Marseille-P299 contains these coding sequences:
- the hisS gene encoding histidine--tRNA ligase gives MITQRPKGTQDWYGENMHKRTIIEDLAKELCNTYHIKQVITPMFEHTVLFQRGVGETTDVVQKEMYTFTDKGDRSITLKPEGTAGAIRAYLENNLYAESGPTKLFYFTQAFRYEQPQSGRLRQHHQFGVEFIGSKSPLAEVELITLITTFINKIGLKDAKLHINSIGCKDCRKTYNDALVSYLKKHEESLCSTCRERMKKNPLRVIDCKVPTCKEIVKDAPRTIDYLDEECKDHFEELKQLLTDLNIPFEIDTGIVRGLDYYTKTVFEFVNSEGFTLCGGGRYDNLIHEIDEKQDIPAVGFGMGIERILYFLEKENVELAPEPKIDLYIGILGKEVKAKAFEFVTNLRNEGIITETDFMDRSVKAQMKYANKIGARYVALLGADELANQKVTLKNMENGEQIEVDFDKFIDHMKNATIN, from the coding sequence TTGATTACACAAAGACCAAAGGGAACACAAGACTGGTATGGTGAAAATATGCACAAGCGTACCATTATTGAAGATTTAGCAAAAGAGCTTTGTAACACTTATCACATAAAGCAGGTTATCACACCAATGTTTGAACATACCGTATTGTTTCAAAGAGGTGTTGGTGAGACAACAGATGTTGTTCAAAAAGAAATGTACACCTTTACAGATAAGGGTGATCGTAGCATTACCTTAAAGCCAGAGGGTACTGCGGGAGCAATTCGTGCATATTTAGAAAATAATTTATATGCAGAAAGCGGACCAACAAAATTATTTTACTTTACCCAAGCATTTCGTTATGAGCAACCACAAAGTGGCCGTCTTCGTCAACATCACCAATTTGGCGTTGAGTTTATTGGATCTAAGAGCCCTCTTGCAGAAGTAGAATTAATTACTTTAATCACAACATTTATTAATAAAATAGGATTAAAAGATGCAAAACTTCATATCAACAGCATTGGATGTAAGGATTGCAGAAAGACATACAATGATGCATTAGTGTCTTATTTAAAGAAGCATGAAGAGAGTCTTTGCTCAACTTGTCGCGAACGTATGAAAAAGAATCCACTTCGTGTTATTGATTGTAAAGTACCAACTTGTAAAGAAATCGTGAAAGATGCTCCAAGAACCATTGATTATTTAGATGAGGAATGTAAGGACCATTTTGAAGAATTAAAGCAATTATTAACAGATTTAAACATTCCTTTTGAAATTGATACTGGAATCGTTCGTGGTCTTGACTATTATACAAAGACAGTATTTGAATTTGTAAATAGTGAAGGATTTACATTATGTGGTGGCGGTCGTTACGATAACTTAATCCATGAAATCGATGAAAAACAAGATATTCCAGCCGTTGGATTTGGTATGGGCATTGAACGAATTCTTTATTTCTTAGAAAAAGAAAACGTGGAATTAGCGCCAGAACCAAAGATTGATTTATATATTGGGATCTTAGGAAAAGAAGTAAAAGCAAAAGCATTTGAGTTTGTTACAAACCTTCGAAATGAAGGAATCATTACTGAGACTGATTTTATGGACCGTAGTGTAAAAGCTCAGATGAAATATGCAAACAAAATTGGTGCTAGATATGTTGCGCTCTTAGGTGCGGATGAATTAGCAAATCAAAAAGTTACACTTAAAAATATGGAGAATGGTGAGCAAATCGAAGTTGATTTTGATAAATTTATCGATCATATGAAAAATGCAACAATCAATTAG
- a CDS encoding RelA/SpoT family protein codes for MDNIQKIISEQLKNPQPLLNHEESLDKQKISYERTKKVGTHTPADFTSPEDLFQDLLNTIRSYHPSTDLSMIEKAYEVALKAHKDQKRKSGEPYIIHPLCVAIILAELELDKETITAGILHDVVEDTVLTVKELSEQFGEEVALLVDGVTKLTQLNYSKDKVEIQAENLRKMFLAMAKDIRVILIKLADRLHNMRTMQYQTPIKQIEKSRETMDIYAPIAQRLGISKIKIELDDLSLKYLEPEVYKDLSEKISSKKEEREEFIASIVKDVSEHIAETGITAKIDGRIKHFFSIYKKMVNQNKTLEQIFDLFAVRIIVDTVKDCYAALGVIHEMYKPIPGRFKDYIAMPKPNMYQSLHTTLIGPQGQPFEIQIRTFEMHRTAEFGIAAHWKYKEAQDGKHSQDTEEAKLTWLRQILEWQRDLSDNKEFLSLLKNDLDLFSDSVYCFTPKGDVKNLPAGSNPVDFAYSIHSAVGNKMVGARVNGKLVTIDYVIQNGDRIEIITSQNSKGPSRDWLNLVKSTQAKNKINQWFKTELKEDNIIRGKEMMAAYCKTKAIVLSDLLKPEFMEACMRKYGFRDWDSIYAAVGHGGLKEGQVVNKLQEEYMKKHRKEITDEKVLDSIAEVRMDRPAIVKSKGGIVVQGIHDVAVHFSKCCSPVPGDEIIGFVTRGRGVSVHRTDCINIINLSEEDRARLIDAEWNISEDKKGNELYTAEIKIYANNRNGVLLDVSRIFTENKVDVTSMTVRTSKQGTATISVGFEIRGVEQLHALVAKLRNVESVIDIERTTG; via the coding sequence ATGGACAATATACAAAAAATAATCTCCGAACAGTTAAAGAATCCACAACCACTTCTTAACCATGAGGAGTCTTTGGATAAACAAAAAATATCATACGAACGTACTAAAAAAGTTGGAACTCACACCCCAGCTGATTTCACAAGCCCTGAAGATTTGTTTCAGGATTTGTTAAATACAATACGTAGTTATCATCCTTCTACAGATTTGTCCATGATTGAGAAGGCTTATGAGGTTGCGCTTAAAGCTCATAAGGATCAGAAAAGAAAATCGGGTGAACCTTATATTATTCATCCTCTGTGCGTAGCAATTATACTTGCAGAATTAGAACTTGATAAAGAAACAATTACCGCAGGAATCCTTCATGATGTTGTAGAAGATACCGTTTTAACCGTAAAAGAATTATCGGAACAATTTGGGGAAGAGGTTGCACTTTTAGTGGATGGTGTAACAAAATTAACACAACTTAATTACTCCAAAGATAAGGTTGAAATACAGGCCGAAAATTTACGTAAAATGTTTCTTGCTATGGCAAAAGATATTCGTGTAATCTTAATAAAACTAGCAGATCGTTTACACAACATGAGAACGATGCAGTATCAAACTCCAATTAAGCAGATTGAAAAATCAAGAGAAACCATGGATATCTATGCGCCAATTGCACAACGTCTAGGTATTTCTAAAATAAAAATAGAATTGGATGATTTATCACTTAAATACTTAGAACCAGAAGTATACAAAGATTTGTCTGAAAAGATATCTTCAAAAAAAGAAGAGCGAGAAGAATTTATTGCAAGTATTGTTAAAGATGTAAGTGAGCATATCGCTGAGACGGGTATTACTGCAAAGATAGACGGACGTATTAAACATTTCTTTAGTATTTATAAAAAGATGGTAAATCAAAATAAAACCTTGGAACAGATTTTTGATTTGTTTGCTGTTCGTATTATTGTAGATACCGTGAAAGATTGTTATGCAGCCCTTGGTGTGATTCATGAAATGTATAAACCGATACCAGGACGTTTTAAAGATTACATTGCTATGCCTAAGCCAAATATGTATCAATCCCTGCATACTACTTTAATTGGACCACAAGGACAACCATTTGAGATACAAATACGAACCTTTGAAATGCACCGTACAGCGGAATTTGGTATTGCAGCGCATTGGAAGTACAAGGAAGCACAAGATGGAAAGCATTCACAAGATACAGAAGAAGCTAAACTTACTTGGCTACGACAAATCCTTGAATGGCAACGTGACTTATCCGATAACAAAGAATTTTTAAGTTTATTAAAGAATGATTTAGACCTGTTTTCTGATAGTGTGTATTGTTTTACGCCAAAAGGCGATGTTAAAAACTTACCGGCAGGTTCAAATCCAGTAGATTTTGCTTACAGTATTCATAGTGCTGTAGGTAATAAAATGGTTGGAGCAAGAGTCAATGGTAAATTAGTTACCATCGATTATGTAATACAAAATGGCGATCGTATTGAGATTATCACTTCTCAAAACTCAAAAGGACCTAGTAGAGATTGGTTAAATCTTGTAAAAAGTACACAAGCAAAGAATAAGATAAATCAGTGGTTTAAGACGGAATTAAAAGAAGATAACATCATCCGTGGTAAAGAAATGATGGCCGCGTATTGTAAGACGAAAGCAATCGTTTTAAGTGATTTATTAAAGCCTGAATTCATGGAAGCTTGTATGCGTAAATATGGGTTCCGAGATTGGGATTCTATCTATGCTGCGGTTGGGCATGGTGGATTGAAGGAAGGTCAGGTAGTAAATAAACTTCAAGAAGAATACATGAAAAAACATCGTAAGGAAATTACCGATGAAAAGGTACTGGATTCAATTGCTGAAGTTCGTATGGATCGTCCTGCAATCGTTAAATCAAAAGGCGGAATCGTAGTCCAAGGAATACATGATGTGGCTGTACATTTTTCAAAATGTTGTTCTCCAGTTCCAGGAGATGAAATAATTGGTTTTGTAACAAGAGGTAGAGGTGTGTCTGTTCATCGTACCGATTGCATTAATATCATCAATCTTTCCGAAGAAGACCGTGCAAGATTAATTGATGCAGAATGGAATATTTCAGAGGACAAAAAAGGAAATGAACTTTATACCGCTGAAATAAAAATTTATGCTAATAATCGAAATGGTGTTTTACTTGATGTTTCTCGTATCTTCACTGAAAACAAAGTGGATGTTACGTCTATGACAGTTCGAACTAGTAAACAAGGAACAGCAACCATTAGCGTTGGTTTTGAAATTCGTGGCGTTGAGCAATTACATGCCCTTGTTGCTAAATTACGAAATGTAGAAAGTGTTATAGATATTGAAAGAACCACAGGCTGA
- a CDS encoding cold-shock protein, whose amino-acid sequence MNKGTVKWFNNQKGFGFISDEQGSDVFVHYTGLNMDGFKSLEEGQEVEFEVIQGAKGPQATNVSRI is encoded by the coding sequence ATGAACAAAGGTACTGTAAAGTGGTTCAATAACCAAAAAGGTTTCGGTTTCATCTCTGATGAACAAGGAAGCGATGTTTTCGTACACTACACTGGTCTTAACATGGACGGTTTCAAGTCTTTAGAAGAAGGTCAGGAAGTTGAATTCGAAGTAATTCAGGGTGCAAAAGGACCTCAAGCTACGAACGTAAGCAGAATATAA
- a CDS encoding adenine phosphoribosyltransferase, which yields MKKLEDYVRSIPDFPEEGIIFRDVTSVLQDKDGLRMAIDQMQDLVKDLDFDVVVGPESRGFIFGVPIAYNLNKAFVPVRKKGKLPCETIECEYDLEYGTAIIEMHKDAIKPGQKVVIIDDLIATGGTIEAIIKLIEQLGGEVVKIAFLMELEGLNGRDKLKGYSVESVIKYEGH from the coding sequence ATGAAAAAGCTTGAAGATTATGTAAGAAGTATTCCGGATTTCCCAGAGGAAGGTATTATCTTTCGTGATGTTACCAGTGTGCTACAAGATAAAGATGGCTTAAGAATGGCAATTGACCAAATGCAAGACTTAGTAAAAGATTTGGATTTTGATGTGGTAGTTGGACCAGAATCCAGAGGCTTTATCTTCGGCGTACCAATTGCATATAATTTAAATAAAGCATTTGTACCTGTTCGTAAAAAAGGAAAGCTTCCATGTGAAACCATTGAATGCGAATATGATCTTGAGTATGGCACAGCAATTATTGAAATGCATAAGGATGCAATTAAACCAGGACAAAAAGTAGTTATTATTGATGATCTCATTGCAACTGGTGGAACGATTGAAGCTATTATAAAGTTAATTGAACAACTTGGTGGAGAAGTTGTAAAAATTGCTTTCTTAATGGAACTTGAAGGATTAAACGGAAGAGACAAGTTAAAGGGATATTCTGTTGAATCTGTCATTAAATATGAAGGTCATTAA
- the hemZ gene encoding coproporphyrinogen dehydrogenase HemZ, with translation MIEITMYGEDYEQDIRPLIKAFYPEEEITVFKDTNQDVNKENLSRADSNLLEGNQEDWRELRFILRETSFTITRIKPDALPEEEAEELGNNINRSVYRNALHRALYRLLVRDTNKELPWGTLTGIRPTKQVLDRLEMNESEESIRSFMKEEYYCSDEKIDVSMQVAKREQEILRGIDYKNSYSIYIGIPFCPSTCNYCSFTSFPLHRYENEVDPYLAALTKEIEYAKTCFPDKKLATIYVGGGTPTTLNETQLAYLLETIHKNFDVNALKELTVEAGRPDSITKEKLQILKDYGVGRISINPQSMRQKTLDIIGRKHTVQQIEEAFYMAREVGHDNINMDIIIGLSGETPEDVSYTLEQIHKLNPDSLTVHTLAIKRAARLNTNKELYANLKARDPLTMLQLTYDYAKENNYLPYYLYRQKNMAENLENIGYARYGKEGIYNILIMEEKQTILALGAGGSSKFVFHNENRIERVENVKSLKDYNERVDEMISRKIDFLDKNSKDLWL, from the coding sequence ATGATAGAGATTACAATGTATGGAGAAGACTATGAGCAGGATATTCGTCCGCTCATTAAAGCCTTCTATCCAGAAGAAGAAATAACCGTATTTAAAGATACAAATCAAGATGTAAACAAAGAAAATCTTTCTAGAGCCGACTCTAATCTTTTGGAAGGTAACCAAGAGGATTGGAGAGAATTAAGGTTTATATTAAGAGAAACATCTTTTACAATTACAAGAATAAAGCCAGACGCTTTGCCAGAAGAAGAAGCCGAAGAATTAGGAAATAATATTAATCGCAGCGTCTATCGTAATGCCCTACATCGAGCTCTATATCGATTATTAGTAAGAGATACCAATAAGGAGCTTCCTTGGGGAACACTAACAGGTATTCGTCCAACTAAACAGGTCTTAGATCGTTTGGAAATGAATGAGTCAGAAGAGAGTATCCGTTCCTTCATGAAAGAGGAATACTATTGCTCCGATGAAAAGATCGATGTCAGTATGCAAGTAGCAAAAAGAGAGCAAGAAATTTTAAGAGGAATTGATTATAAAAATAGTTACAGTATTTATATCGGGATACCATTTTGCCCTAGTACTTGTAATTATTGCTCCTTCACTTCATTTCCACTACATCGATACGAGAATGAGGTAGATCCATATTTAGCGGCATTAACAAAAGAAATTGAATATGCGAAAACATGCTTTCCAGATAAAAAGCTTGCCACTATTTACGTTGGGGGCGGTACACCAACTACGTTAAATGAAACACAGCTTGCTTATCTTTTAGAGACGATTCATAAGAATTTTGATGTTAATGCTTTAAAAGAATTGACGGTAGAGGCCGGAAGACCTGATAGTATTACGAAGGAAAAGCTACAGATATTAAAGGATTATGGAGTAGGTAGAATCTCTATAAATCCACAGTCAATGAGACAAAAGACGTTAGATATTATCGGTAGAAAACATACGGTACAGCAAATTGAAGAAGCATTTTATATGGCTAGAGAAGTTGGACATGACAATATCAATATGGATATAATTATCGGTCTAAGTGGGGAAACTCCAGAAGACGTTTCTTATACATTAGAGCAAATTCATAAATTAAATCCAGATAGTCTTACGGTGCATACATTAGCAATAAAACGTGCAGCAAGGTTAAATACCAATAAAGAGTTGTATGCAAACTTAAAGGCAAGAGATCCGCTTACTATGTTACAACTTACTTATGATTATGCGAAAGAGAATAATTATTTACCATATTATCTCTATCGCCAAAAGAATATGGCTGAAAACTTAGAAAATATCGGATATGCTAGATATGGAAAAGAAGGAATTTATAATATTCTGATTATGGAGGAAAAGCAAACGATTTTAGCACTTGGTGCTGGTGGTTCCTCTAAGTTTGTATTTCATAATGAAAATCGTATTGAGCGAGTTGAGAATGTAAAAAGTTTAAAAGATTACAATGAACGAGTGGACGAGATGATTTCAAGAAAAATAGATTTCTTAGATAAAAATAGCAAGGATTTATGGCTTTAA
- a CDS encoding MBL fold metallo-hydrolase codes for MGNIKIHGLSVGSLQTMCYILSNTETKEAIVIDPGAEGQRILNELENRELTLKAILLTHGHFDHIGAAKEIADAKQVKIYAYTEENSFLKDVNINLSSMFGRPISLTADVLFEDLEVLHLIGTTIQVIHTPGHTKGSVCFYLKDHKILISGDTLFYESVGRTDFPTGSSAQLSSSIKGRLFALSDDVNVYPGHGSSTTIGHEKMNNPYAV; via the coding sequence ATGGGAAACATAAAAATTCATGGACTTTCTGTTGGAAGTTTGCAAACGATGTGCTATATTCTTAGCAATACAGAGACAAAAGAAGCAATTGTGATAGATCCAGGTGCAGAAGGACAAAGAATTCTTAACGAGTTAGAGAATAGGGAACTCACATTAAAAGCAATTCTTTTAACTCACGGCCATTTTGACCATATTGGTGCAGCAAAAGAAATTGCAGATGCAAAGCAGGTCAAAATTTATGCCTATACTGAGGAGAATTCCTTTTTAAAGGATGTAAATATAAATTTGTCTTCTATGTTTGGAAGACCAATAAGTTTGACAGCAGATGTTTTATTCGAAGACTTAGAAGTATTACATTTAATAGGTACGACAATTCAGGTAATTCATACACCTGGGCATACGAAAGGATCCGTTTGTTTTTACCTAAAAGATCACAAAATTTTAATCAGTGGCGACACGTTATTTTATGAGTCTGTAGGTAGAACGGATTTTCCAACAGGTAGTAGTGCACAGCTTAGTTCTTCAATTAAAGGTCGCTTATTTGCGTTATCAGATGATGTGAATGTGTATCCTGGACATGGAAGTTCTACTACAATTGGGCATGAGAAAATGAACAATCCTTATGCAGTTTAA
- the aspS gene encoding aspartate--tRNA ligase, translated as MAESMKGLKRSHRCAELSSANIGETVTVMGWVQKSRNKGGIIFVDLRDRSGLLQIIFEGSDIGEEGFEKASKLRSEFVIAVVGKLEARAGAVNDNLATGQVEVRATELRILSEAETPPFPIEEESKTKEELRLKYRYLDLRRPDLQRNLMMRSKVATLTRQFLADEGFLEIETPMLTKSTPEGARDYLVPSRVHPGNFYALPQSPQLFKQLLMVSGYDRYFQLAKCFRDEDLRADRQPEFTQIDMELSFVDVDDVIDVNERLLQKVFKEVIGVDVALPIQRMTWQEAMDRFGSDKPDTRFGMELKDVSDVVKGCGFSVFTGALENGGSVRGINANGQGEMPRKKIDALVEFAKGFGAKGLAYLAINADGTYKSSFAKFMTEEELKALVDAMEGKPGDLLLFAADKNKVVYDVLGNLRLEIARQLELLDKDKFNFLWVTEFPLLEYSEEEGRYTAMHHPFTMPMEEDLELLETDPGKVRAKAYDIVLNGTEIGGGSVRIFQNNVQEKMFEVLGFSKEDAYDRFGFLLNAFKYGVPPHAGLAYGLDRMVMLMAKEDSIRDVIAFPKVKDASCLMTDAPNVVDEKQLVELGIEISESEEE; from the coding sequence ATGGCTGAGTCGATGAAGGGATTAAAAAGATCTCATAGATGTGCCGAGTTAAGCAGTGCCAATATTGGTGAGACCGTTACCGTAATGGGATGGGTTCAGAAAAGTAGAAATAAGGGCGGAATTATTTTCGTTGACTTAAGAGATCGTTCTGGCTTATTACAGATAATTTTTGAAGGAAGCGATATTGGTGAGGAAGGTTTTGAAAAGGCTAGCAAATTAAGAAGTGAATTTGTTATTGCTGTTGTAGGTAAGTTAGAAGCTCGTGCAGGTGCTGTTAATGATAATTTAGCAACTGGCCAAGTGGAAGTTAGAGCAACAGAGCTTCGCATTCTTTCTGAAGCTGAGACACCTCCATTCCCAATCGAAGAAGAATCTAAAACAAAGGAAGAGTTACGTTTAAAGTATCGTTATCTTGATCTTCGTAGACCAGATTTACAAAGAAACTTAATGATGAGAAGTAAAGTTGCAACTTTAACACGTCAATTCTTAGCTGATGAAGGATTTCTTGAAATTGAAACTCCAATGTTAACAAAATCAACTCCTGAAGGTGCTAGAGATTACTTAGTTCCTAGCCGTGTGCATCCAGGTAATTTTTATGCGTTGCCACAATCACCTCAGTTGTTTAAGCAGTTATTAATGGTTTCAGGATATGACCGTTATTTCCAACTTGCAAAATGTTTCCGTGATGAGGATTTACGTGCAGATCGTCAGCCAGAGTTTACTCAGATCGATATGGAATTATCCTTTGTTGACGTAGATGATGTCATTGATGTTAATGAAAGATTATTACAAAAAGTATTCAAAGAAGTAATCGGTGTAGATGTTGCATTACCAATTCAGAGAATGACTTGGCAAGAAGCAATGGATCGTTTTGGTTCTGATAAGCCAGATACTCGTTTTGGTATGGAATTAAAGGATGTATCAGACGTAGTAAAAGGCTGTGGATTCTCAGTATTTACTGGTGCATTAGAAAATGGTGGTTCTGTTCGTGGTATCAATGCCAATGGACAAGGTGAAATGCCACGTAAGAAAATTGATGCCTTAGTAGAATTTGCAAAAGGTTTTGGAGCAAAAGGTCTTGCTTATTTAGCTATCAATGCAGATGGTACTTACAAATCATCTTTTGCTAAATTTATGACAGAAGAGGAATTAAAAGCATTAGTAGATGCGATGGAAGGTAAACCAGGAGATTTACTATTGTTTGCAGCAGATAAAAATAAAGTTGTATATGATGTTTTAGGTAATTTACGTTTAGAAATTGCTAGACAATTAGAACTCTTAGATAAAGACAAATTTAACTTCTTATGGGTTACTGAATTCCCATTACTTGAGTATTCTGAAGAAGAAGGTAGATATACAGCAATGCACCATCCATTTACAATGCCAATGGAAGAAGACTTAGAACTTCTTGAGACTGATCCTGGTAAAGTAAGAGCAAAAGCTTACGATATCGTATTAAATGGTACTGAAATCGGTGGTGGTAGCGTACGTATCTTCCAAAATAATGTTCAGGAAAAAATGTTTGAAGTACTTGGATTTAGTAAAGAAGATGCTTATGACCGTTTTGGTTTCTTATTAAATGCATTTAAATACGGTGTTCCACCTCATGCAGGATTGGCTTATGGACTTGACCGTATGGTTATGTTAATGGCTAAAGAAGATTCCATCCGTGATGTAATTGCATTCCCTAAAGTTAAGGATGCTTCTTGTCTAATGACAGATGCTCCAAACGTTGTGGATGAAAAACAATTAGTGGAACTTGGAATTGAAATCTCCGAAAGTGAAGAAGAGTAA
- a CDS encoding HD-GYP domain-containing protein, producing the protein MEFQNETLLEQSELDDELKEDLDEAIAHGILVSNLAFYLSQELGFSQEYCYEMAKAGMLHDIGKLRLGHLLYGRKKGSLKIEEMKYVRMHPELGYESLKEIGGYSTTILRSIYHHHENFDGSGYPDNIKGEKIPYGARILRTCDVFAALVSDRAYRSAFDIDTAIELMIDEVKNFDMEIFLAFMKVVYSDNFTKIRDYIEEINRKYMKQPAV; encoded by the coding sequence ATGGAATTTCAAAATGAAACTTTATTAGAGCAATCAGAATTAGATGATGAACTAAAAGAAGATCTAGATGAAGCAATTGCCCATGGTATTTTAGTTAGTAATTTAGCATTTTATTTAAGTCAAGAATTAGGATTTAGTCAGGAATATTGTTATGAAATGGCGAAGGCAGGAATGCTACATGATATAGGTAAATTACGACTTGGTCACCTTTTATATGGTAGAAAAAAAGGTAGCTTGAAGATAGAGGAAATGAAATATGTTCGTATGCATCCTGAACTAGGTTATGAGTCATTGAAAGAAATAGGTGGGTATTCTACAACAATTTTAAGAAGTATTTATCATCATCATGAAAATTTTGATGGTTCAGGATATCCAGATAATATAAAAGGGGAAAAGATTCCGTATGGCGCTAGAATTTTAAGAACCTGTGATGTATTTGCTGCTCTAGTATCTGATCGAGCGTATCGAAGTGCTTTTGATATAGATACAGCAATTGAACTTATGATAGATGAAGTCAAAAATTTTGATATGGAAATTTTTCTTGCATTTATGAAAGTAGTATATTCAGACAATTTTACAAAGATTAGAGATTATATAGAAGAAATTAACCGGAAGTATATGAAACAACCGGCTGTATAA
- a CDS encoding DUF1294 domain-containing protein, which yields MDNFLMVLTVYLIIINLIGFIIMGIDKRRAREKAWRIQEKTLFFIAIIGGSIGSILGMQVFRHKTKHKKFTIGMPCILIVQFIILYQNLIN from the coding sequence TTGGATAATTTTTTGATGGTTCTAACAGTATATCTGATAATAATCAACCTAATTGGTTTTATAATTATGGGAATTGATAAACGCCGAGCAAGAGAAAAGGCCTGGAGAATTCAGGAAAAAACATTGTTTTTTATAGCAATTATTGGGGGAAGTATTGGTTCAATTCTTGGGATGCAAGTGTTTCGTCATAAGACAAAGCATAAAAAATTTACCATAGGAATGCCTTGTATTCTCATTGTACAATTTATTATTCTTTACCAAAATCTTATAAATTAG